From Alkalibacter saccharofermentans DSM 14828, the proteins below share one genomic window:
- a CDS encoding UDP-N-acetylmuramoyl-tripeptide--D-alanyl-D-alanine ligase yields MNPIKINEAVDAVRGELISPGCGLEIRGVNIDTRQLKKGDLFIAIKGERVDGHDLLEEAENKGAVAVFVEKDVNHKSDMAIIKVNDTVRALQDLASAYRKQFTCPIVAVTGSSGKTTTKDLIKAVLSSRYETIATKGNKNNHIGLPLTVFDMDDKTQSAVFEMGMSGLGEIRVLAEIAKPDIAVITNIGTAHLEQLKTRENILKAKAEIFSTLDMNKTGIINGDDDMLVKIKAEGFKLYKVGVDSKELDLKCMSYHTDMYGVKMRVLEKAGSQIEEYRFRLPGIHNVYNCLDAIAVGKLLGLNQKEIQLGLDEYLPGENRMDITSVKNSVVINDSYNANPGSMKSALDVLKLYKKDDNMLVAVLGDMFEIGPDSETYHREVGAYAKESGVELILTIGEKSRFYNEGAEKSGLDRERSIHFEDKLDLLDYLKSLVEKKAVILIKGSRGMRMEEYIKSLN; encoded by the coding sequence ATGAATCCAATCAAGATAAATGAAGCAGTAGATGCGGTGAGGGGAGAATTGATAAGCCCCGGATGCGGTTTAGAGATACGCGGAGTAAATATTGATACCCGGCAGCTTAAAAAAGGAGATCTTTTCATCGCCATAAAAGGTGAGAGGGTTGACGGACACGACTTGTTGGAAGAAGCCGAAAATAAAGGTGCAGTTGCCGTATTTGTTGAAAAAGATGTAAATCACAAGTCGGATATGGCTATAATAAAAGTGAATGATACTGTGCGGGCGCTGCAGGACCTGGCATCAGCGTATAGAAAACAGTTCACCTGTCCCATAGTGGCAGTAACCGGCAGCAGCGGAAAGACGACCACGAAGGATTTAATAAAAGCTGTTCTGTCTAGCAGGTACGAAACAATAGCCACAAAAGGCAATAAAAACAATCACATAGGTCTTCCTCTGACGGTCTTTGATATGGACGACAAAACTCAAAGCGCCGTATTTGAAATGGGAATGAGCGGACTTGGAGAAATTAGAGTTCTGGCTGAAATAGCCAAACCCGACATAGCAGTGATAACAAATATCGGAACTGCTCACCTTGAGCAGCTAAAAACCAGAGAAAACATATTGAAAGCGAAAGCTGAGATATTTTCAACTTTGGATATGAACAAGACAGGTATAATTAACGGAGATGACGACATGTTGGTCAAAATCAAGGCCGAGGGCTTTAAGCTTTATAAAGTAGGGGTAGACAGCAAGGAATTGGATCTAAAATGCATGAGTTACCATACAGATATGTATGGGGTTAAAATGAGAGTCCTTGAAAAAGCTGGTTCTCAAATAGAGGAGTACAGATTCAGGCTGCCTGGAATTCACAATGTGTATAATTGCCTGGATGCTATAGCCGTAGGAAAGCTATTGGGACTGAACCAAAAGGAAATACAGCTCGGTCTTGACGAGTATTTGCCGGGTGAGAACAGGATGGATATAACATCTGTAAAAAACAGCGTGGTAATCAATGACAGCTACAATGCCAACCCTGGTTCAATGAAGAGCGCCCTCGACGTGTTGAAGCTATATAAAAAAGATGACAATATGCTTGTAGCCGTTTTGGGTGACATGTTCGAAATCGGCCCTGATTCGGAGACTTATCATAGGGAAGTGGGAGCTTATGCCAAGGAGTCCGGAGTGGAGCTTATCCTAACAATAGGAGAAAAAAGCCGTTTTTACAATGAAGGGGCCGAAAAATCGGGCTTGGACCGGGAGCGTTCGATACACTTCGAAGATAAGCTGGACTTGTTGGATTATCTGAAGTCACTCGTCGAAAAAAAAGCGGTTATATTGATAAAAGGCTCTAGAGGAATGAGAATGGAAGAATATATAAAAAGTCTTAACTAG
- a CDS encoding penicillin-binding transpeptidase domain-containing protein yields the protein MSLYHLRRKKRLIFAFFVFSILFIVLAAKLTYIQAYNSINLTDAQINQLMGEIPITATRGDIYDRNMNILAQDASASSIYARPGNIEDPQEVGAFLSEVLGLDLEETVNKISNEESTMVLIARKVDNDKAFKINDQGFRGIEISEDKKRYYTNGNFASYILGFTGSDHQGLYGIERIFQDELSGEDGVLVYEKDGKNQKVPSGYQITIPAVPGDHVVLTVDSIIQHFIESALEGSMETLNPKRLIAIAMDPKTGEVLGMSSKPDYDLNNPRLISEEISLRLSDDLEGKNFGEQQQIMWNNPAVSFNYEPGSTFKVITAAAALEEGVVRPDTVFYDEGFIMVDGIRIRCHIFPDKHGEETFLEAVTNSCNPVMVETIMKMNPAVFYKYLYNFGLGDRTGIQLDGEEYGIVPINTNVKNVDYATKSFGQGIGVTPIQLVTALTAVVNDGKYVQPTMVKEIRSNEGNKIIRRFESDPVRQIVSKETSAAVKEAMKNVIDENKTMTDLAEGFSIGGKTGTAQKIVDGRYAPGTYVTSFFGFAPVEDPQIAILLLVDEPESSRATGSTTAAPIAIEIIKNTLKYLNVPSENQADFGNTDIVPDIRNQDMQTAIEVLDRLEIDYEVTGDTDDETAIVVDQSPMPGNLIEKGTKVRFTASSLGNEDREMVTVPNVMDMSINNAMDVLRRSGLAMDILGKGGFSVSQMPEAGELVEKGTGVVVEFKHPQ from the coding sequence TTGTCCTTATATCACTTAAGAAGAAAAAAAAGGCTGATATTTGCCTTTTTTGTATTTTCAATACTTTTCATAGTGCTTGCTGCAAAACTAACCTATATTCAAGCTTATAATTCTATAAATCTTACTGATGCCCAAATCAACCAGCTTATGGGCGAAATCCCTATAACTGCCACAAGAGGCGATATTTATGACAGAAATATGAACATATTGGCTCAAGATGCTTCTGCCAGCAGCATTTACGCAAGGCCTGGGAATATCGAAGATCCTCAAGAGGTCGGAGCATTCTTAAGCGAGGTGCTTGGACTTGACCTCGAGGAAACCGTAAACAAAATCTCCAATGAGGAATCAACCATGGTTTTGATTGCCAGGAAGGTAGACAATGACAAGGCATTTAAAATCAACGATCAAGGATTCAGAGGCATCGAAATTTCAGAGGATAAAAAAAGATACTACACCAATGGAAATTTTGCTTCATATATACTTGGATTTACGGGCAGCGACCACCAAGGCTTGTATGGAATTGAAAGGATTTTCCAGGATGAGCTTAGCGGTGAAGACGGTGTGTTGGTCTATGAAAAAGACGGAAAGAACCAAAAGGTACCTTCAGGATACCAAATCACCATACCAGCGGTTCCTGGCGACCATGTAGTCCTTACAGTGGATTCGATTATTCAGCACTTTATCGAATCGGCTTTGGAGGGCAGCATGGAAACTTTAAATCCAAAGCGTTTAATTGCAATAGCGATGGATCCCAAAACAGGCGAAGTATTGGGTATGTCTTCAAAGCCGGATTACGATCTAAACAATCCTCGTCTTATAAGTGAAGAAATTTCTTTAAGGCTCTCAGATGACTTGGAGGGAAAAAACTTTGGTGAACAGCAACAGATAATGTGGAACAACCCCGCCGTGAGCTTCAATTACGAGCCGGGCTCTACGTTTAAGGTCATAACAGCTGCCGCTGCGCTGGAGGAAGGCGTAGTAAGGCCGGATACCGTATTTTATGACGAAGGCTTTATTATGGTAGATGGAATAAGAATCCGATGCCATATATTCCCTGACAAACATGGTGAAGAGACTTTCCTAGAGGCGGTTACAAACTCCTGCAATCCAGTCATGGTGGAGACGATCATGAAAATGAACCCAGCGGTATTTTACAAATATCTTTATAATTTCGGTTTAGGTGATAGGACGGGAATTCAGCTAGACGGCGAGGAGTACGGAATAGTTCCTATTAATACAAATGTCAAGAATGTGGATTATGCCACCAAGTCATTCGGTCAGGGCATAGGCGTGACGCCGATACAGTTGGTGACGGCCCTTACAGCGGTGGTAAATGACGGTAAATATGTACAGCCAACCATGGTAAAGGAAATAAGGTCCAACGAGGGCAACAAGATCATAAGAAGATTTGAGAGCGATCCGGTAAGGCAGATAGTATCCAAGGAAACATCTGCGGCAGTTAAAGAAGCTATGAAAAATGTGATAGACGAAAACAAGACAATGACAGATCTGGCAGAGGGCTTCAGCATCGGAGGCAAAACTGGTACAGCCCAAAAAATTGTAGACGGAAGATACGCTCCCGGAACCTATGTGACTTCATTTTTTGGATTTGCACCGGTGGAAGATCCTCAGATAGCCATACTGCTTTTGGTCGACGAACCTGAAAGCAGCAGAGCTACAGGAAGCACCACAGCTGCACCTATAGCGATAGAAATAATAAAAAACACTTTGAAGTATTTGAATGTTCCTTCAGAAAATCAAGCTGACTTCGGAAATACGGATATAGTTCCTGATATTAGGAATCAGGATATGCAGACAGCGATAGAGGTTTTAGACAGACTGGAAATCGACTATGAGGTGACAGGAGACACAGATGACGAAACAGCCATTGTAGTAGATCAAAGTCCGATGCCCGGGAATTTGATAGAAAAAGGTACAAAGGTCAGGTTTACGGCGTCCTCATTGGGAAATGAAGACCGGGAAATGGTAACCGTGCCTAATGTAATGGATATGAGCATCAACAATGCCATGGACGTACTCAGGCGAAGCGGGCTTGCTATGGATATTTTAGGAAAAGGTGGATTTTCAGTATCGCAGATGCCAGAAGCGGGTGAACTCGTAGAGAAGGGAACAGGGGTTGTAGTAGAATTTAAGCATCCCCAATAA
- the rsmH gene encoding 16S rRNA (cytosine(1402)-N(4))-methyltransferase RsmH — protein sequence MELKHESVMLEECIENLNIKEDGIYVDCTLGGAGHSYEICKRLSEKGTLIGIDQDDYALARAKERLENFSCTRLYARSNFSDIKHVLETLNIHKVNGILMDLGVSSFQLDDKERGFSYNSDARLDMRMDKRNPISAWEVVNEYPQEKIFKIIKNYGEEKFAKRIATLIVSKRKEKPIDTTFQLSEIIKSAIPAKFRREGPHPARRTFQAVRIEVNNELGILNDSIEDSVECLDNGGRIAIITFHSLEDRIVKQKYREMNDPCTCPPDFPICQCGKIPKIKIITKKPMYPSEEEINNNARSRSAKLRVAEKI from the coding sequence ATGGAACTTAAACACGAAAGCGTAATGCTTGAAGAATGCATAGAAAATCTAAATATTAAAGAAGACGGAATTTACGTCGACTGTACCCTTGGAGGAGCTGGACATAGCTATGAAATATGTAAAAGACTAAGTGAAAAGGGTACGCTTATAGGCATAGACCAGGATGACTACGCACTTGCTAGGGCTAAAGAAAGACTGGAGAACTTTTCTTGTACGAGGCTTTATGCAAGAAGCAACTTCAGCGACATCAAGCACGTGCTTGAAACTCTAAACATCCACAAGGTAAACGGAATACTGATGGATCTGGGGGTATCGTCCTTCCAGCTGGATGACAAAGAAAGAGGTTTTTCCTACAATTCCGATGCAAGACTGGATATGAGGATGGACAAGAGAAATCCCATAAGCGCCTGGGAAGTTGTAAACGAGTATCCTCAGGAAAAAATATTTAAGATAATTAAGAATTACGGAGAAGAAAAGTTTGCGAAAAGAATCGCTACTTTGATAGTGTCAAAAAGAAAAGAAAAGCCGATAGATACGACATTTCAGCTTTCTGAAATCATAAAATCTGCAATACCTGCAAAATTCAGAAGAGAAGGACCACATCCTGCACGAAGAACTTTTCAAGCAGTCAGGATAGAGGTAAACAACGAGCTGGGGATATTGAATGATTCAATTGAAGACAGCGTAGAATGCCTGGATAATGGAGGCAGGATTGCAATAATCACATTTCATTCCCTTGAAGATCGAATAGTAAAGCAAAAGTATAGGGAAATGAATGATCCATGTACTTGCCCTCCGGATTTTCCGATATGTCAATGCGGTAAAATTCCAAAAATCAAGATCATAACCAAAAAACCTATGTATCCGTCAGAAGAAGAAATAAACAATAATGCAAGATCCAGAAGCGCCAAACTGCGGGTCGCTGAAAAAATTTAA
- the murD gene encoding UDP-N-acetylmuramoyl-L-alanine--D-glutamate ligase, with product MDKKKIIIGLGKSGVSSAKFLLRKGFKIILFDNDPKSALENSDVINILEMPGVEGVYDNRGADELFFDADEAILSPGVPLDNEIVLKALKHGIKLIGEVELAYRYSKGRFLGITGTNGKTTTTTLIYEIFKKSRFNAFLGGNIGNPIVDFIEKPAEKDYIIAELSSFQLETIDRFRSNIAVVLNITPDHMDRHKTMEEYVRAKKNIYRNSQIDDVLVLNKDDEIVKAMSEDSSCRVVYFSITDMLENGAYLHGDWLMAAQNGESVRILERKSLKIPGLHNVKNALAAIAAAFFAGVEPKVISQALNEFKGVEHRLEFVRNLSGIDYYNDSKGTNTDAGIIALNAIDGPVVLIAGGYDKKADFSEWVEVFAGKAKKVFLIGETADQIIGSARKAGYNSVEKCLDLKDAVVKAKEFAKSGDTVLLSPACASWDMFKSYEERGRIFKDLVNKL from the coding sequence GTGGATAAAAAGAAGATTATAATAGGTTTAGGTAAAAGTGGAGTTTCCAGCGCCAAATTTCTTTTGAGAAAAGGCTTTAAGATAATACTGTTTGACAATGATCCCAAAAGTGCACTGGAAAATTCTGACGTAATAAATATATTGGAAATGCCTGGAGTAGAAGGTGTCTATGACAATCGAGGGGCTGATGAGTTGTTTTTTGATGCGGATGAGGCAATACTAAGTCCGGGCGTTCCCTTGGACAACGAAATAGTACTAAAGGCTTTAAAGCATGGGATTAAGCTCATTGGAGAAGTGGAACTTGCCTATAGGTACTCTAAAGGAAGGTTTCTAGGCATAACAGGGACAAATGGAAAAACCACCACTACGACCTTGATATACGAAATATTCAAAAAAAGTAGATTCAATGCCTTTTTAGGAGGAAATATTGGAAATCCCATCGTGGATTTCATTGAAAAACCTGCCGAGAAGGATTATATAATTGCGGAGTTAAGCAGTTTTCAATTGGAAACGATAGATCGGTTCAGGTCGAATATAGCTGTTGTTCTCAACATTACTCCCGATCATATGGATAGACACAAGACGATGGAAGAGTATGTCAGAGCCAAAAAAAACATCTACAGAAATTCGCAGATTGACGATGTTTTGGTTTTAAATAAGGATGATGAGATTGTAAAAGCCATGTCAGAGGATTCAAGCTGCAGGGTCGTATATTTTAGCATAACAGATATGCTGGAAAACGGTGCTTATCTTCATGGCGATTGGTTAATGGCTGCCCAAAACGGTGAATCTGTTCGGATATTGGAAAGAAAAAGCCTGAAAATCCCGGGGCTTCACAATGTGAAAAATGCATTGGCAGCAATTGCCGCAGCATTTTTTGCCGGAGTGGAACCCAAAGTGATTTCCCAAGCTCTGAATGAATTCAAAGGAGTAGAGCACAGGCTCGAATTTGTAAGAAACCTAAGTGGAATAGACTACTACAATGATTCGAAAGGGACGAATACGGATGCAGGTATAATTGCGTTGAATGCCATAGATGGACCAGTAGTACTAATAGCAGGTGGATACGATAAAAAAGCTGATTTTTCAGAATGGGTGGAGGTTTTTGCAGGAAAAGCCAAGAAAGTGTTCTTAATCGGAGAAACAGCGGATCAAATCATAGGCTCTGCCCGAAAAGCGGGTTACAATAGTGTAGAAAAGTGTTTGGACCTGAAAGATGCTGTGGTTAAAGCTAAGGAATTTGCCAAGTCAGGAGATACTGTATTGCTTTCTCCGGCTTGTGCCAGTTGGGATATGTTTAAGAGCTACGAAGAAAGAGGACGGATTTTCAAAGATCTGGTAAACAAACTTTAA
- the murG gene encoding undecaprenyldiphospho-muramoylpentapeptide beta-N-acetylglucosaminyltransferase, with the protein MKVLIAAGGTGGHIYPAIAIAKAISEYEDGAEIRFVGTDRGMEKTIVPNAGYQLETIRVKGFARKLSMDTIKSAKELVMGMLDAKRLIKNYDPDVVIGMGGYVCGPVLLIASRMRIPTIIHEQNAFPGATNKLLSRFVDKVAISFPEAKRYFRDKDKVFLSGNPVRKEFFETDKKSAREKFGFSEDDFVIVSAGGSLGAASINNGMLELIKDKKDHDKIRIIHITGKANYESFLEMLKQNSIDPDASPGIKVLPYSDHIYEIYSCADLVVSRAGAMSVAELSATGTPAVLIPYPYATDNHQEFNARSLTDDGGGILILDSDLKQDSGILKSTVDFLMENPEKLNNMKAAAAKKAIPQSDVIFYKEMKKIIRSGKDGR; encoded by the coding sequence ATGAAAGTGTTGATAGCGGCTGGCGGAACCGGAGGGCATATTTATCCGGCAATAGCAATAGCAAAGGCGATAAGCGAATACGAGGATGGTGCTGAGATCAGGTTTGTCGGCACTGATAGAGGCATGGAGAAGACGATAGTCCCTAATGCTGGCTATCAACTCGAAACAATAAGGGTCAAGGGATTTGCAAGGAAGCTATCCATGGACACGATAAAAAGTGCCAAGGAGCTTGTTATGGGGATGTTGGATGCCAAGAGGCTTATTAAAAACTACGATCCTGATGTTGTGATAGGCATGGGAGGATATGTATGCGGCCCGGTTCTATTGATTGCTTCCAGAATGAGAATCCCTACGATTATCCACGAACAGAATGCTTTTCCTGGAGCTACCAACAAACTTTTATCTAGGTTTGTGGACAAGGTAGCTATTAGCTTCCCTGAAGCTAAAAGGTATTTTAGAGATAAAGACAAGGTCTTCTTGAGCGGAAACCCTGTGAGAAAAGAGTTTTTTGAGACTGATAAAAAGTCGGCTAGAGAAAAATTTGGTTTCAGTGAAGATGATTTCGTAATCGTCTCAGCAGGAGGAAGCTTAGGAGCTGCTTCAATCAACAACGGGATGCTCGAATTGATTAAGGATAAAAAAGATCATGACAAGATTCGAATAATCCATATAACCGGCAAAGCCAACTACGAAAGCTTCTTGGAGATGCTTAAACAAAATTCCATCGATCCGGATGCATCACCTGGGATAAAAGTGCTTCCTTACAGCGACCACATCTACGAGATTTACTCATGTGCAGATTTAGTGGTTTCTAGGGCAGGGGCAATGAGCGTTGCGGAATTGTCTGCAACCGGAACCCCGGCGGTTTTGATTCCCTATCCTTATGCTACGGACAACCATCAGGAATTCAACGCTCGATCTTTGACAGATGATGGGGGGGGGATTTTGATACTGGACAGTGATTTGAAGCAAGATTCCGGAATTTTGAAAAGCACAGTCGATTTTCTCATGGAAAATCCGGAAAAGTTAAATAATATGAAAGCAGCAGCAGCAAAAAAAGCTATACCTCAGTCTGATGTGATTTTTTATAAAGAGATGAAAAAAATAATTCGATCCGGAAAAGACGGTAGATAA
- the mraY gene encoding phospho-N-acetylmuramoyl-pentapeptide-transferase, whose translation MFEIAASLMAGLLLSLALSPIAIPFLKKLKFGQTIRDEGPKSHQAKSGTPTMGGIIIIVAALSASIVFSRKNSEFAIIAASFVGFGLIGFLDDYIKVVLKRNLGLRAWQKIVLQLGLSLFLTIFSMRSVGSDILVPFTDVFIDLGWFYVPFMIFVVLAFVNAVNLTDGLDGLASGVSIFSFVVFIAMGMLFSQETVSIFAAALTGALIGFLKVNYHPAKVFMGDTGSMALGGALSAMVLVTRSPLVMLIAGAVFVLESLSVVMQVLYFKATKGKRIFKMTPIHHHFELSGWDEVKVVQRFWMASAVFAFVGILSIL comes from the coding sequence ATGTTTGAAATAGCAGCAAGCCTCATGGCAGGGCTTTTACTCTCTTTGGCATTATCGCCGATAGCGATACCCTTTTTAAAAAAATTAAAATTCGGTCAGACCATTAGGGATGAAGGACCTAAAAGCCACCAGGCAAAAAGCGGAACTCCAACAATGGGTGGAATAATTATTATTGTCGCAGCGTTGTCTGCTTCTATAGTCTTTTCCCGGAAGAACAGCGAGTTTGCCATTATAGCCGCTTCTTTTGTAGGCTTTGGATTGATTGGGTTTTTGGATGATTATATAAAAGTCGTTTTGAAGAGGAACTTGGGGCTAAGAGCATGGCAGAAGATAGTTTTACAGCTGGGTCTTTCCTTGTTTTTGACCATATTCAGCATGAGATCTGTAGGTTCGGATATATTGGTTCCATTTACAGATGTTTTCATCGATCTGGGGTGGTTTTATGTTCCGTTTATGATATTTGTGGTTTTAGCCTTTGTAAATGCAGTGAATCTTACAGATGGTCTCGACGGGTTGGCATCAGGAGTTTCTATATTCAGCTTTGTAGTTTTCATAGCGATGGGCATGCTGTTTTCTCAAGAAACGGTTTCAATATTTGCCGCTGCCCTAACCGGAGCGCTAATTGGATTTTTAAAGGTAAATTATCATCCTGCTAAGGTTTTTATGGGCGATACAGGATCTATGGCATTGGGAGGTGCACTTTCTGCAATGGTGTTGGTGACTCGCAGTCCCTTAGTGATGCTCATAGCAGGAGCTGTCTTCGTATTGGAATCTCTTTCTGTAGTGATGCAGGTGCTATATTTTAAAGCTACAAAGGGCAAGAGGATATTTAAAATGACACCCATACATCACCATTTTGAGTTATCTGGTTGGGATGAAGTCAAAGTCGTACAAAGGTTCTGGATGGCTTCGGCTGTCTTTGCATTTGTAGGGATTTTGAGCATATTATAA
- the ftsW gene encoding putative lipid II flippase FtsW, which produces MKKIYPSDFWITFSVIALTCVGVVMVFSASIYQSSALYDDQYAIFRRQLIYSVLGIFVMLFVSRIDYKIYKRFALPLLGLSFILLVLVFVPGIGYYANGAYRWIRIGGLTLQTSEVAKITIIIFMAASLSCIKEDVRKFFSGFVPYLILMGVFSGIIYLQPNLSTAIIIACLILGMLFVAGGNMLHLGGLFGGVVSIIVYLIASGWRRDRLEAFLSPEANITGSGWQSRQSILALGSGGVFGQGLGNGKQKMFFLPEPQNDFIFAHIGEELGLIGTLLILVFFLVLIWRGVNVAVNAPDSFSSLLAFGLILMIGLQVVINIAVVAQLIPVTGIPLPFISAGGTSVVFLMGGMGILLNISRHVTPKRRQK; this is translated from the coding sequence ATGAAAAAAATTTATCCTTCAGACTTTTGGATAACATTCAGCGTCATAGCATTGACTTGTGTGGGAGTGGTTATGGTATTTAGTGCCAGCATATACCAGTCCAGTGCGCTGTACGACGATCAATACGCAATATTCCGTAGGCAGCTTATATATTCCGTTTTGGGAATATTTGTAATGTTGTTCGTATCCAGAATAGATTATAAAATTTACAAAAGATTTGCCCTTCCGTTGCTAGGGTTATCGTTCATACTGCTTGTACTTGTGTTCGTGCCAGGCATAGGTTATTATGCCAATGGCGCGTACAGGTGGATAAGAATCGGAGGGTTGACCCTTCAGACTTCTGAAGTGGCAAAGATTACAATAATAATATTCATGGCTGCTTCCCTTTCCTGCATCAAGGAGGATGTAAGGAAGTTTTTCAGCGGGTTTGTGCCATATTTGATTCTAATGGGCGTATTTAGCGGCATTATATACCTCCAACCTAATCTTAGCACAGCAATAATAATTGCCTGCCTTATACTGGGTATGCTGTTCGTAGCTGGAGGCAATATGTTGCACTTGGGTGGGCTATTCGGCGGTGTGGTTTCAATCATTGTATATTTGATTGCATCAGGATGGAGAAGAGATAGACTTGAAGCATTTTTGTCGCCGGAAGCAAACATCACAGGCAGCGGATGGCAGTCACGGCAGTCGATACTGGCCCTTGGATCTGGGGGCGTTTTCGGACAGGGTCTCGGGAACGGAAAGCAAAAGATGTTCTTTTTACCGGAACCTCAAAACGACTTCATATTTGCCCATATAGGTGAAGAGCTTGGTTTGATAGGAACCCTTCTGATTTTGGTATTTTTCCTAGTGTTGATTTGGCGAGGCGTTAATGTGGCAGTAAATGCACCAGATTCATTTTCATCTCTGTTGGCTTTCGGGTTGATACTTATGATAGGACTCCAGGTGGTGATAAATATTGCAGTCGTCGCTCAGCTGATACCTGTAACGGGCATACCACTCCCCTTCATCAGTGCCGGAGGAACGTCAGTTGTGTTTTTAATGGGAGGAATGGGGATTTTGTTGAATATATCCAGGCATGTAACCCCAAAAAGGAGGCAAAAATGA
- a CDS encoding UDP-N-acetylmuramoyl-L-alanyl-D-glutamate--2,6-diaminopimelate ligase, giving the protein MKLSKILEKIDCQLMYGNADKDITGLEFDSRKCKPGDLFIAISGFESDGNNYIDEAISKGAVAVLSEKEPNSKVMNHAYLKVPNARKAMSKAAAVLNGDPSKRLKVIGITGTNGKTSTAYFLRSILEYWGKTTGIIGTLGNYCKGLELESEHTTPESVEIQRLLRAMEEQGAEYVVMEVSSHGLDLYRVEDVCFSGAVFTNLTQDHLDFHKTMESYFNAKKRLFDFEIGYGVVNTDDDYGLRLYKEKKNGKYKVTGYGLKAVADGKISGVSADDKGTTFVIDIDGKRLPCITNQIGGFNVYNLSAAILAARNEGMPEDGILECIKEIKGVPGRLERIDVAREFEVVIDFAHTPDGLENILKVLRNTTKGRLITVFGCGGDRDVTKRSIMGEISGKLSDFSILTSDNPRWENPDRIIDDIEEGIVKTGGSYIRVPDRRKALETALKMAKKDDMVLLAGKGHELWQVVNSEKITFNEREIIKEILKDNESNQDK; this is encoded by the coding sequence ATGAAACTTTCAAAAATTCTTGAAAAAATAGATTGTCAGCTCATGTATGGAAACGCTGATAAGGATATAACCGGACTGGAGTTTGACTCGAGAAAGTGCAAACCTGGGGATTTGTTTATCGCCATATCAGGTTTTGAGTCAGACGGCAATAACTATATTGATGAAGCTATATCTAAAGGTGCCGTTGCAGTCTTGTCAGAAAAAGAACCCAATAGCAAAGTCATGAATCATGCTTATCTAAAGGTGCCAAACGCACGAAAGGCCATGTCAAAGGCTGCTGCGGTATTAAACGGAGATCCTTCTAAAAGGCTGAAAGTAATAGGGATAACAGGCACCAACGGTAAAACAAGTACAGCTTACTTCTTAAGAAGCATACTCGAATACTGGGGAAAGACGACCGGAATAATAGGAACCTTGGGGAATTATTGTAAGGGTTTAGAGTTGGAATCTGAACATACGACTCCTGAATCCGTAGAGATTCAAAGGCTTTTACGGGCAATGGAAGAACAAGGTGCAGAGTATGTGGTGATGGAGGTTTCATCTCATGGCCTAGACCTATACCGAGTGGAGGATGTGTGCTTTTCCGGCGCTGTTTTCACAAATCTAACTCAGGATCATCTAGACTTTCACAAGACTATGGAAAGCTATTTCAATGCGAAAAAAAGATTGTTCGATTTTGAAATTGGCTATGGGGTGGTAAATACCGATGATGACTACGGACTCAGGCTTTACAAGGAGAAAAAAAATGGGAAGTACAAGGTTACAGGCTATGGGCTGAAGGCCGTTGCAGATGGGAAGATAAGTGGAGTTTCAGCAGACGACAAAGGAACGACATTTGTAATTGATATAGACGGCAAGAGGCTTCCCTGCATTACCAATCAAATAGGAGGATTCAACGTATACAATCTTTCAGCGGCAATACTTGCTGCCAGAAACGAAGGTATGCCTGAAGACGGGATATTAGAGTGCATCAAGGAGATAAAGGGAGTTCCGGGAAGGCTGGAGCGTATAGATGTTGCAAGGGAATTCGAAGTAGTAATTGATTTTGCTCATACCCCTGATGGCTTGGAGAACATTCTAAAAGTTTTGCGAAATACCACCAAGGGAAGGCTTATTACCGTTTTTGGATGTGGTGGAGACAGAGATGTGACTAAGAGATCTATCATGGGAGAAATATCCGGCAAACTGAGCGACTTTTCTATACTCACATCGGATAATCCAAGGTGGGAAAATCCCGATAGAATCATTGATGACATCGAAGAAGGAATAGTCAAAACCGGCGGAAGTTATATACGAGTTCCTGATAGAAGAAAGGCTTTAGAAACGGCACTGAAGATGGCAAAAAAAGACGATATGGTTTTGCTTGCAGGCAAAGGACACGAGCTTTGGCAGGTCGTAAATAGCGAGAAGATTACATTTAATGAGAGAGAAATTATTAAGGAGATCCTTAAAGACAATGAATCCAATCAAGATAAATGA